In the Nitrospirota bacterium genome, one interval contains:
- a CDS encoding PhoH family protein, with protein MTIKIRLKDRIDPGTLFGGGDVYLRIIGESLGIKVVARGHEIILDGPQDRVKIGEEVIKNLTTLIEEGYSVKPDDVDYIIRQSVKDGEFQLKEVFQEAVSLPSKRKLIVPKSHIQSEYVKAIRENDIVIGIGPAGTGKTYLAMAMAVSSLLKKEVNRIILARPAVEAGEKLGFLPGDMYEKVNPYLRPLYDALYDMMETEKVNRLIERGDIEIAPLAFMRGRTLNDSFIILDEAQNSTSEQMKMFLTRLGFNSRVVVTGDITQVDLPSEKVSGLIEIQNILSGIEGIEFVYFSEKDVVRHKLVQDIIKAYDIFISRKGKSKKTKKQ; from the coding sequence ATGACTATAAAGATTCGGCTTAAAGACAGAATTGATCCCGGTACACTGTTTGGAGGCGGTGATGTTTATCTGAGAATAATAGGGGAGAGCCTGGGTATCAAGGTTGTCGCCAGGGGTCATGAGATTATTCTGGATGGTCCCCAGGACAGGGTTAAGATCGGGGAAGAGGTAATTAAAAATCTCACAACCTTGATTGAAGAAGGTTATTCAGTAAAACCTGATGATGTTGATTATATTATCAGGCAGTCAGTAAAGGATGGCGAGTTTCAGCTCAAAGAGGTTTTTCAGGAGGCAGTTTCACTTCCGTCAAAACGTAAGCTGATTGTCCCAAAGTCACATATACAGTCAGAGTATGTGAAGGCAATAAGAGAAAATGACATTGTTATAGGAATAGGTCCTGCCGGAACCGGCAAGACCTATCTTGCTATGGCAATGGCTGTTTCTTCACTCCTCAAGAAAGAAGTTAACCGTATCATACTCGCGAGGCCGGCAGTGGAGGCAGGAGAAAAACTTGGGTTTCTGCCGGGTGATATGTATGAAAAGGTAAACCCTTATTTGAGGCCGCTTTATGACGCGCTATACGATATGATGGAGACTGAGAAGGTGAACCGGCTGATTGAGAGGGGCGATATAGAGATTGCCCCCCTTGCATTTATGCGGGGCAGGACGTTGAATGATTCGTTTATCATACTTGATGAGGCACAGAATTCAACTTCAGAGCAGATGAAGATGTTCCTGACAAGGCTCGGCTTTAACTCTCGGGTAGTGGTTACAGGGGATATTACTCAGGTTGATCTGCCTTCGGAGAAGGTCTCGGGTCTGATTGAGATACAAAATATTCTATCCGGAATAGAGGGAATAGAATTTGTGTACTTTTCTGAAAAGGATGTTGTCAGACATAAATTGGTCCAGGATATAATCAAGGCCTATGATATATTTATTTCCAGGAAGGGTAAATCTAAAAAGACGAAAAAGCAATGA
- the ybeY gene encoding rRNA maturation RNase YbeY has translation MTAEVTNRQRKFKVDRQSIISNADKILLLCGSGNTEVSILIVNNEFMRTLNRQYRGIDKTTDVLSFLPAPVTFTYSGRLAEDGKPVRFLGDIVISMEKIYAQAAERGHSPDKEFKIMLIHGILHLLGYDHEVSRAEAQRMSRKEKLILSRL, from the coding sequence ATGACTGCAGAAGTAACAAATCGTCAGAGGAAGTTCAAGGTTGACCGGCAAAGTATAATTAGTAATGCGGACAAAATTTTATTATTGTGCGGCTCGGGTAATACAGAGGTAAGCATACTCATTGTGAATAACGAGTTTATGAGAACCCTTAACAGGCAATACAGGGGAATTGATAAGACTACTGATGTGCTGTCATTTCTGCCCGCTCCTGTTACCTTTACTTATTCGGGAAGGTTGGCTGAAGATGGAAAACCTGTGAGGTTTCTTGGTGATATTGTAATATCTATGGAAAAGATATATGCGCAGGCGGCAGAACGTGGTCATTCCCCGGATAAGGAGTTTAAAATCATGCTGATCCATGGTATTTTACACCTGCTGGGATATGATCATGAGGTATCACGCGCGGAGGCTCAGAGGATGAGTCGGAAAGAAAAACTCATATTATCACGATTATAA